From the genome of Hathewaya histolytica, one region includes:
- a CDS encoding amidase domain-containing protein, whose translation MRKAIIKNFILCLMCLSLLANNIPLVYANNEHSKSSYTKEDYNDYIHSFFYTKNQTFFSGDLKPIKEFYDTTQNHGKYSLDHEIRRFRYLRDWASERGIRFTEISSKPSIKKITDKGHIANIRVDEEYIFKYVYEGEENPKENQFGVALFHNLRLKKINKSFKICNDYYLDCFEDGLKAYNIDLKENTLPKPKPQKYDFTKLPKKDILEYKEVKKGSYNRLKAVEYADRYCGVTWATGNKTPKYNKKYKNFTGIGGNCTNYISQCLGDSDGGGLRHGSGWHSINVPNSGTEGSAAWVNADAFKNHLLYSGKGRLVKKGSFNDLIKISENNTNPYFEKLELGDIIAYAKKNDIDHNAIITNFDSHGYPMINSHTVDRYHVPFDLGWGDKDIYFHLIHMK comes from the coding sequence ATGAGGAAGGCTATAATTAAAAATTTTATTCTTTGTCTTATGTGTCTTTCTTTATTAGCTAATAACATTCCATTAGTTTATGCTAATAATGAACATAGTAAATCTTCATATACTAAAGAAGATTACAATGATTATATTCATTCTTTTTTTTATACGAAAAATCAAACATTCTTCTCTGGTGATTTAAAGCCCATAAAAGAATTTTATGATACTACTCAAAATCATGGTAAATACTCTCTTGATCATGAAATACGTAGATTTAGGTACTTAAGAGATTGGGCATCTGAAAGAGGAATTAGGTTTACAGAAATTTCATCTAAACCATCTATTAAAAAAATAACTGATAAAGGTCATATAGCAAACATAAGGGTAGATGAAGAATATATTTTTAAATACGTGTATGAGGGTGAAGAAAATCCTAAGGAAAACCAGTTTGGAGTCGCCCTTTTTCATAATCTAAGACTGAAAAAGATCAATAAATCTTTTAAAATATGTAATGACTATTACTTAGATTGTTTTGAAGATGGCCTAAAAGCCTACAATATAGACTTAAAAGAAAACACCCTCCCTAAACCAAAACCTCAAAAATATGACTTCACTAAACTCCCTAAAAAAGATATACTAGAATATAAAGAAGTGAAAAAAGGTAGCTATAACAGGTTGAAAGCTGTTGAATATGCTGATAGATATTGCGGTGTTACTTGGGCAACAGGCAACAAAACCCCAAAATATAATAAAAAATATAAAAACTTCACCGGAATTGGTGGAAATTGTACTAATTATATATCTCAATGTTTAGGTGACTCCGATGGTGGTGGTCTAAGACATGGTTCTGGATGGCATTCTATAAATGTACCTAATAGTGGTACTGAAGGCAGTGCTGCTTGGGTTAATGCAGATGCTTTTAAAAATCACTTATTATATAGTGGAAAAGGACGTTTAGTTAAAAAAGGATCATTTAATGATTTAATAAAAATATCTGAGAATAATACTAACCCTTATTTTGAAAAATTAGAGTTAGGCGATATAATTGCATATGCTAAAAAAAATGATATAGATCACAATGCCATAATAACAAATTTTGATTCGCATGGATACCCAATGATTAATTCTCATACTGTAGATAGATATCATGTACCTTTTGATTTAGGTTGGGGTGATAAGGATATCTACTTCCATCTAATTCATATGAAATAG
- a CDS encoding tetratricopeptide repeat protein gives MKMNTKKIQLVNMPVIILILLIPLITAGYFYIESVKEKELEDVYTLIIDNKLDKSEEVLTKILNNKKGYLAYSYRAYVRTLLSNDKGAKDDIKNAISLNKDSELSYSVKGLIDLKEKNLKDAKISIDKGKELIPKNEIDYVILGNIYLNSNNKNKAKEYFNKAINKNPNYSMAYCGRGDLHAINKEYNEALGDYRKAIAIDKNNFQAIKGEINLLKEKGEYNEGIKLGENELMNSSKINEDILGTTISCYDLKKDYKGMINLGERVIKKEPNSNIGYLYKAWGYYNLKDYNNSINYFTKSIEKDKDDSSSYNIRAWSYNATRKYKEALKDFNKALELNPSYFDAYRGLAWTYNNLGNQDKSLEICNKALNINSENANLYACMGWNYLENNNKNKAREYFNKAINLNTKDSDAINGLKALE, from the coding sequence ATGAAAATGAACACAAAAAAAATACAACTGGTAAATATGCCTGTTATAATTCTCATATTACTTATACCTTTAATTACAGCAGGATATTTTTATATAGAAAGTGTAAAAGAAAAAGAATTAGAAGATGTATATACTTTAATTATTGATAATAAATTGGATAAATCAGAAGAGGTGCTTACAAAAATTTTAAATAATAAGAAGGGTTATCTAGCATATTCGTATAGGGCTTATGTTAGAACACTTTTGAGTAATGATAAGGGTGCAAAGGATGATATAAAAAATGCTATAAGTTTAAATAAAGACAGTGAGTTATCTTATTCAGTTAAAGGACTTATAGATCTAAAAGAAAAGAATTTAAAAGATGCTAAGATTTCTATTGACAAAGGAAAAGAACTTATTCCTAAAAATGAAATTGATTATGTAATATTAGGTAATATATATTTAAATAGTAATAATAAAAATAAGGCTAAGGAATATTTCAACAAAGCTATAAATAAAAATCCAAATTATTCTATGGCTTACTGTGGTAGAGGTGATTTACATGCCATAAATAAGGAATATAACGAAGCTTTAGGAGACTATAGAAAGGCTATAGCTATTGACAAAAATAATTTTCAAGCTATAAAAGGTGAGATAAATCTTTTAAAGGAAAAGGGAGAATATAATGAGGGAATAAAATTAGGAGAAAACGAACTCATGAATAGTTCTAAGATAAACGAAGATATATTAGGAACTACTATAAGCTGTTATGATCTAAAAAAAGATTATAAGGGAATGATTAATTTAGGAGAAAGGGTTATAAAAAAGGAGCCTAATTCAAATATTGGATATCTTTACAAAGCTTGGGGATACTATAATTTAAAGGATTATAATAACTCCATAAATTATTTTACAAAATCTATAGAGAAAGATAAGGATGACAGTTCTTCATATAATATTAGAGCGTGGAGTTACAATGCTACTAGAAAGTACAAAGAGGCACTAAAGGATTTTAATAAGGCTTTAGAATTAAATCCTAGTTATTTTGATGCGTATAGGGGACTTGCTTGGACTTATAATAATTTAGGTAATCAGGATAAATCTCTTGAAATCTGTAATAAAGCTTTAAATATTAACAGTGAGAATGCTAATTTGTACGCTTGTATGGGGTGGAATTATTTAGAAAACAACAATAAGAATAAGGCTAGAGAATATTTTAATAAAGCCATTAACTTAAATACTAAGGATTCCGATGCTATAAATGGACTTAAAGCTTTAGAATAA
- a CDS encoding tetratricopeptide repeat protein yields the protein MFSDEYLYRNTLGINSKTFPYFYVLEKDTNFSTRLYKVYIFKNRILFVNLGEQLNILTLNNKKFIQNICDKEIFYDNLSLDTKTYINTDKHNFEITSQLINSLTFKKTFFLKNSITTHSGKLYIKFKNSKSRSFTILGRQYVEFIFSECKSIFKNCKLLTSEYNCNILNTINYYENLGHYSMGLKILESFISKEKLDSKTKSSLLLKKVKLLQNINEYDKSINLLLSLKNNFKDENKFLNEVSYMYILLEKFDKSLEITNNVLNNCRNNNIAYFNLGKALIGKKEYAKALKALDNSYENGYNLPNIYLEKSIALFNLKQYKPSLKFIDIYLKKFPEDIKAMIIKTENLYFLGKYKKEIFILDKILALDKTILHAYCLKADALLQLGNEIDALFILNETIRTCPDYPLAYYIKACYYAKNRELEKAIQNLKMAIDIYPNYIDYALDDSRLNFIKFTSEFSKLVIR from the coding sequence GTGTTTAGTGACGAATACCTTTATAGAAATACATTAGGTATAAATTCTAAAACTTTTCCTTACTTTTATGTTCTAGAGAAGGATACTAATTTTAGTACAAGACTTTACAAAGTCTATATTTTTAAAAACAGAATATTATTTGTAAATCTTGGAGAACAACTTAATATTTTAACTTTGAACAATAAAAAATTTATTCAAAATATCTGTGATAAAGAAATATTCTATGACAATCTAAGCTTAGATACAAAAACTTATATAAATACAGATAAGCATAACTTTGAAATCACCTCACAACTCATTAATTCCTTAACTTTTAAAAAGACCTTCTTTCTTAAAAATTCTATTACAACTCATTCAGGGAAATTATATATAAAGTTTAAAAACTCTAAATCTAGGAGCTTTACAATATTAGGAAGACAGTATGTTGAATTTATATTTTCAGAATGTAAATCAATATTTAAAAATTGTAAACTATTAACCTCAGAATATAACTGTAATATTCTTAATACAATAAACTACTATGAAAATTTAGGTCATTATTCTATGGGATTAAAAATATTAGAAAGTTTTATCAGTAAAGAAAAGTTAGATTCTAAAACCAAAAGCTCTTTACTTTTAAAAAAAGTAAAGTTGCTTCAAAATATAAATGAATATGATAAATCTATAAATCTTTTACTAAGTTTGAAAAATAACTTTAAGGATGAAAATAAATTTTTAAATGAAGTTTCTTATATGTATATTTTGCTAGAAAAATTTGACAAATCATTAGAAATCACAAATAATGTATTAAATAATTGTAGGAATAATAATATAGCCTATTTTAATTTAGGTAAAGCTCTAATAGGAAAAAAAGAATATGCTAAAGCCTTAAAAGCTCTTGATAATAGCTATGAAAATGGATATAACCTCCCCAATATCTATTTAGAAAAATCTATAGCTTTATTTAATTTAAAACAATACAAACCCTCTCTAAAATTTATAGATATTTATCTAAAAAAATTTCCTGAAGATATAAAAGCCATGATTATAAAAACAGAAAACTTATACTTTTTGGGTAAGTATAAAAAAGAAATTTTTATATTAGATAAAATACTGGCTTTAGATAAAACTATACTTCACGCTTATTGCTTAAAAGCAGATGCATTACTGCAATTAGGCAACGAAATTGATGCTCTTTTCATTTTAAATGAAACCATAAGAACGTGCCCAGACTATCCATTAGCTTATTATATAAAAGCATGCTACTATGCTAAAAACCGTGAACTAGAAAAAGCTATTCAAAATTTAAAAATGGCTATAGATATTTATCCTAACTATATTGATTATGCTTTAGATGATTCAAGGTTGAATTTTATTAAATTCACATCTGAATTTAGTAAACTAGTAATAAGATAA
- a CDS encoding 3'-5' exonuclease, which produces MHLNAEQTRITYGTPAGHSLLKGVAGCGKTTVAVNRIPFLLYNYCNDKDDNILMVTYNKTLKNYLKYLYNEVKRENKLDVLSDSEDNAYKVELINIDSLMYRYYSKYIKNYGLKYEILKNSAKSNEFFRESLEETKKLYSDVSIIDRENVRFLEDEVQWIKACNYLELDEYQKVDRLGRMSNKSDSTGQRLLKNSRAREAIFNLMLIYSNKIKENGFIDFNDIALIALKEVTENPTKKFTHIIIDEGQDLSRVQFQFLKAIYKEKDYSSILFIMDTAQSIYNKSWFVQGRSFTSIGFDMTGKSSSLAKNYRTTSQIAESAYSLIEKDFDIIGDENFVKPYLLDRQGEYPIYKSFNQSKSQWEFIEREINKNLKKNYRYKDIAIICRINNPLKELSKYLDNKNIPNNLVGTKEIDFDMDSIKLLTMHSAKGLEFKVVFIVELSENILPNMYSGSKSENDLYEIMEKKLLYVGMTRASEKLYMLSSGKPSKFIEDINSKFLSLKYNCSIRSFYDINVEEYIFKNKIKDVYCHEEKVRQWILKELNETYGYPIEIMDIEYKVNVFSQLGFVDAVIYKHIDNEKIPYIFIETKRPDKGLEEGIRQLKTYMSTHIECEYGIVTDGNKIIIFNKEQREIDDIPHFSNTILGTFIENYEYIDLKRGKNYEFARNGEKLSELIIYDNGHKEICDLSNLKVLNVYKDIAAGKPIYINSNVEDKFFLPNFWLENSLQCFMVKVRGDSMIDANINHGDYIVLKKQNTARVKDIVAVDINGEATLKRYVTIGDNIFLMPENKKYDPIWLNTEEANIIGVAIGIIKAKFI; this is translated from the coding sequence ATGCATCTTAATGCAGAACAAACTAGGATAACATATGGAACACCAGCAGGGCATAGTTTATTAAAAGGGGTAGCAGGATGTGGGAAGACTACTGTAGCTGTAAATAGAATACCCTTTCTTTTATACAATTATTGTAATGATAAAGATGATAATATTTTAATGGTTACATATAATAAAACTCTTAAAAATTATTTAAAATATCTTTATAATGAAGTAAAAAGGGAAAATAAATTGGATGTTTTAAGTGATTCTGAAGATAATGCTTATAAAGTAGAACTTATTAATATAGACTCTTTAATGTATAGATACTACTCTAAATATATAAAAAATTATGGATTAAAGTATGAAATTTTAAAAAATAGTGCTAAATCAAATGAGTTTTTCAGGGAGAGTCTTGAAGAAACTAAAAAATTATATAGTGATGTTTCTATAATAGATAGAGAGAATGTAAGGTTTTTAGAAGATGAAGTGCAATGGATAAAAGCATGTAATTACTTAGAACTTGATGAATATCAAAAGGTTGATAGATTAGGAAGAATGAGCAATAAGTCAGATTCTACGGGGCAAAGATTACTTAAGAATTCAAGGGCAAGGGAAGCTATTTTTAATTTAATGCTTATATATAGTAATAAAATTAAAGAAAATGGATTTATAGATTTTAATGATATTGCTCTTATAGCTTTAAAAGAAGTTACGGAGAATCCTACTAAAAAGTTTACTCATATTATTATAGATGAGGGTCAGGATTTAAGTAGGGTACAGTTCCAGTTTTTAAAGGCTATTTATAAGGAGAAGGATTATTCTAGCATTTTATTTATTATGGATACGGCACAAAGTATTTACAATAAATCATGGTTCGTACAAGGGAGGAGTTTTACCAGTATTGGCTTTGATATGACTGGTAAGAGTAGCTCTTTAGCTAAAAACTATAGAACTACAAGTCAAATAGCAGAATCTGCATATAGTCTTATAGAAAAGGATTTTGACATTATTGGAGATGAAAATTTTGTAAAGCCATATCTTTTAGATAGACAAGGGGAGTATCCTATATACAAAAGTTTCAATCAAAGTAAAAGTCAGTGGGAGTTTATAGAAAGAGAGATTAATAAAAATTTAAAGAAAAATTATAGATATAAAGACATAGCTATAATATGTAGAATTAATAATCCATTAAAAGAGCTTAGTAAGTACTTAGACAATAAGAATATTCCAAATAATCTAGTTGGAACAAAAGAAATTGATTTTGATATGGATTCTATAAAACTTCTAACGATGCACTCTGCAAAGGGACTAGAATTTAAAGTAGTATTTATTGTGGAGTTAAGTGAAAATATATTACCTAATATGTATTCTGGGAGTAAGAGTGAAAATGACTTATATGAAATCATGGAAAAAAAGTTACTTTATGTAGGTATGACAAGGGCTAGTGAAAAGTTGTATATGCTAAGCAGTGGAAAACCTTCAAAATTCATAGAGGATATTAATAGCAAATTTTTATCTTTAAAATATAATTGTAGTATTAGAAGCTTTTATGATATAAATGTTGAAGAATATATATTTAAGAATAAAATAAAAGATGTATATTGCCATGAAGAAAAAGTAAGGCAATGGATTTTAAAAGAGCTAAATGAAACCTATGGTTATCCAATAGAGATTATGGATATAGAATATAAGGTAAATGTATTTTCACAACTTGGATTTGTAGATGCGGTTATATATAAACATATAGACAATGAGAAGATACCATATATTTTTATAGAAACTAAAAGGCCTGACAAAGGTTTAGAAGAGGGCATAAGACAGTTAAAAACCTATATGAGTACCCATATAGAGTGTGAGTATGGTATAGTTACTGATGGTAATAAAATTATAATATTTAACAAAGAACAAAGAGAAATAGATGATATTCCTCATTTTAGCAATACTATTTTAGGGACTTTTATAGAGAATTATGAATATATTGATTTAAAACGTGGCAAAAATTATGAATTTGCAAGAAATGGTGAAAAATTAAGTGAACTTATTATATATGATAATGGCCACAAGGAAATATGTGATTTAAGTAATTTAAAAGTCTTAAACGTTTATAAGGATATAGCAGCAGGAAAGCCAATATATATAAATTCTAATGTAGAAGATAAATTCTTTTTACCTAATTTCTGGCTAGAAAATAGTCTTCAGTGCTTTATGGTTAAGGTAAGGGGAGATAGCATGATTGATGCAAATATTAATCATGGTGACTATATAGTTCTGAAAAAACAAAATACTGCGAGAGTAAAGGATATAGTAGCTGTGGATATAAATGGAGAGGCTACTTTAAAAAGATATGTTACTATAGGCGATAATATATTTTTAATGCCAGAGAATAAAAAATATGATCCTATATGGTTAAATACAGAAGAGGCTAATATTATAGGCGTTGCTATAGGTATAATAAAGGCAAAATTTATTTAG
- a CDS encoding HAD family hydrolase, with amino-acid sequence MSRIYITDLDGTLLRNNATLSRYSREGIKQILDNGIDFTVASARSLTSIKYILSDIPFSLPVIEHNGAYITDYKTEEHIVINSINKSLSEEVIELCNKYGSSPLISTYTGSRDKLCYADVINEGMELLLNNKKREGDKRLLKLDNIKHALDNKIITFTIINKKENLIGLYEVLKDKYGNCFSMTFEEDQYYPGWHWLVITSERATKANAIETLLKIKGIHKSEITVFGDSYNDIPMFKIAKNSIAVLNAKDELKEYSTEIIGTNEDDSVVKYILNNEINIL; translated from the coding sequence ATGAGCAGAATATATATAACTGATTTAGACGGTACTCTACTTAGGAATAATGCTACATTATCTAGGTATTCAAGGGAAGGTATAAAACAGATTTTAGATAATGGAATTGACTTTACCGTAGCTTCAGCACGTAGTCTTACATCAATTAAGTATATACTTTCAGACATACCTTTTTCACTTCCTGTAATTGAGCATAATGGAGCATATATTACGGATTATAAAACAGAAGAACACATAGTTATAAATAGTATAAATAAAAGTCTTTCTGAGGAAGTTATAGAATTATGTAATAAATATGGTTCTTCTCCTTTAATTTCAACTTATACAGGAAGTAGGGACAAGCTTTGTTATGCAGATGTAATTAATGAAGGAATGGAGCTTCTTCTTAATAATAAAAAAAGAGAAGGAGATAAACGACTTCTGAAGTTAGATAATATTAAACACGCCTTAGATAATAAAATAATTACATTTACTATAATAAATAAAAAAGAAAACTTAATAGGTTTATATGAGGTTTTAAAAGATAAATATGGTAACTGTTTTAGTATGACTTTTGAGGAAGATCAATACTATCCAGGATGGCACTGGCTTGTTATAACTTCTGAAAGAGCAACAAAGGCTAATGCAATTGAGACTTTACTTAAAATTAAGGGTATTCATAAAAGTGAAATTACTGTATTTGGTGATAGTTATAATGATATTCCTATGTTTAAAATAGCTAAAAACTCAATAGCAGTACTTAATGCTAAAGATGAATTAAAAGAATATTCTACAGAGATTATAGGGACTAATGAAGATGATAGTGTAGTTAAGTATATTTTAAATAATGAAATAAATATATTATAA
- a CDS encoding MATE family efflux transporter, translated as MSKSKNFFSWMLNDKRLYKSLLTVALPIIIQNFIASSLNMIDTLMIGKVGEKEIAAIGIANQYFFLFNLFLIGIYAGCGVFISQFWGKEDKENIKKVVGFGNLLGIVVSFIFTLAALVFTYAIISLFNKEAFVIDQGMKYLKLVCLSYLFTAITFNYGTALRAVNKAVPPMIVSMLAILCNTFFNYMFIFGKFGAPKMGVEGAALATLIARIFECATLVAYVYVKNDVVNAKIKYIFSFTKDFALKILKTVTMVVLNEACWGVGTIIYSVVYGRIGTEALAATQICTTVQNMFMVIIFGIASASTVLVGNKVGAGLEEEAIEDSKKIAVISCIIGIFIAILLSGSAGFILSLFNVSETVRNTSKTILYIISVIMIIRVFNITCVVGVLRGGGDTNYSLKLEVFTMWGLGVPSAFIGAFFLKLPVEYVVALVTLEEVVKAIFCLKRLKSDNWIKNIVEEI; from the coding sequence ATGAGTAAATCGAAAAACTTTTTTAGTTGGATGTTAAATGATAAGAGGCTTTATAAAAGTCTTTTAACAGTAGCTCTGCCTATAATAATTCAAAATTTTATAGCTTCCTCTTTAAACATGATAGATACTCTTATGATTGGTAAAGTAGGAGAAAAGGAAATAGCTGCAATTGGAATAGCAAATCAATATTTTTTCTTATTTAATTTATTTCTTATAGGAATTTATGCAGGATGTGGGGTATTCATTTCGCAATTTTGGGGAAAAGAAGATAAAGAAAATATAAAAAAGGTAGTTGGATTTGGTAACTTACTAGGAATAGTAGTTTCCTTTATATTTACTTTAGCAGCCCTTGTATTTACATATGCTATTATATCATTATTTAATAAAGAAGCTTTTGTAATAGACCAAGGAATGAAATATTTAAAGTTAGTATGTCTAAGTTATTTATTTACGGCTATAACATTTAATTATGGTACAGCTCTAAGAGCTGTAAATAAAGCAGTACCGCCTATGATAGTAAGTATGCTTGCAATTTTATGTAATACTTTTTTTAACTATATGTTCATATTCGGTAAATTTGGTGCACCAAAAATGGGAGTAGAAGGCGCGGCTTTAGCTACTTTAATTGCTAGAATTTTTGAATGTGCGACTTTAGTTGCTTATGTATATGTTAAGAACGATGTAGTTAATGCTAAAATCAAATATATATTTAGCTTTACTAAAGATTTTGCCTTAAAGATACTAAAAACTGTAACTATGGTAGTTCTAAATGAAGCTTGTTGGGGTGTAGGAACTATAATATATTCTGTAGTTTATGGAAGAATAGGGACAGAAGCATTAGCAGCAACACAAATTTGTACTACAGTTCAAAATATGTTTATGGTAATTATATTTGGAATAGCGAGTGCATCTACAGTACTTGTTGGTAATAAAGTTGGTGCTGGACTTGAGGAAGAGGCTATAGAAGATTCTAAAAAAATCGCTGTTATATCTTGTATAATAGGAATATTTATAGCTATACTTCTCAGTGGTAGTGCAGGATTTATACTTTCCTTATTCAATGTTTCAGAGACAGTTAGAAATACTTCAAAAACTATATTGTATATAATTTCTGTAATTATGATAATTAGAGTATTTAATATAACTTGTGTAGTTGGAGTATTAAGGGGTGGAGGAGATACAAATTATTCTTTAAAGCTAGAAGTTTTCACTATGTGGGGACTAGGTGTTCCTTCAGCATTTATTGGAGCATTCTTCTTAAAGTTACCTGTTGAGTATGTTGTGGCTTTAGTAACACTTGAAGAAGTAGTAAAAGCTATATTCTGTTTAAAGAGATTGAAATCAGATAATTGGATTAAAAACATAGTAGAAGAGATTTAA
- a CDS encoding dicarboxylate/amino acid:cation symporter yields MKKIFNSLIFKLLISVAIGIILGLIVNTEIITVIVTLKHILGQVIFFMVPLIIIAFIAPSIASLKINASKLLGITVLICYLSSIGAAFFSMTLGYSIIPKLSINNNIQGLKELPKLLFKLDIPPIMSVMSALVLALILGLGTSWTRSERIEKLLNDFQNIMLSVVNRIVIPILPTFIATTFASLSYEGSITKQLPVFINVLLIVIVAHYIWLAFLYAIGALISKKNPLDVIKHYGGAYLAAFGTMSSSAALPMALKSAKKSPVLRNDIVDFSIPLCSTTHLCGSVLTEVFLVMTVSQVVYGKLPSLSTMILFVILLGIFAIGAPGVPGGTVMASLGLLTSVIGFNDSAAALVLTIFALQDSFGTSCNITGDGAISLILTGIVEKRDSFKNSSSKEKISS; encoded by the coding sequence ATGAAAAAAATTTTTAACAGTTTGATTTTTAAACTACTCATATCAGTGGCTATCGGTATTATATTAGGTCTTATAGTTAACACAGAAATTATAACTGTAATAGTAACTTTGAAACACATTTTAGGACAAGTTATATTCTTCATGGTTCCTTTAATTATAATAGCTTTTATAGCACCATCTATAGCTTCTCTAAAAATTAATGCTAGTAAATTACTAGGTATAACTGTACTAATCTGCTATTTATCATCTATAGGTGCAGCATTCTTTTCCATGACATTGGGATATTCTATAATCCCCAAATTATCTATAAATAATAATATTCAAGGGTTAAAAGAACTTCCAAAACTCTTATTTAAATTGGATATACCACCTATAATGTCAGTTATGAGTGCATTAGTTCTAGCTTTAATATTAGGACTCGGAACCTCTTGGACAAGATCTGAAAGAATTGAAAAACTACTAAATGATTTTCAAAACATTATGCTTAGTGTAGTAAATAGGATAGTTATTCCTATACTTCCTACTTTTATAGCAACAACTTTTGCATCACTTTCATATGAAGGTTCTATTACAAAGCAGCTGCCAGTATTTATAAATGTATTGCTAATAGTTATAGTAGCACATTATATTTGGCTTGCATTCTTATATGCAATAGGTGCATTAATATCAAAGAAAAATCCATTAGATGTTATAAAACACTATGGCGGTGCCTATTTGGCAGCCTTTGGAACCATGTCATCTTCTGCTGCACTTCCAATGGCTTTAAAAAGTGCTAAAAAATCTCCAGTTTTAAGAAATGATATTGTAGATTTTTCAATTCCACTTTGTTCTACTACTCATCTTTGTGGCTCTGTATTAACCGAGGTATTTCTTGTAATGACAGTATCTCAAGTTGTTTATGGAAAACTTCCTAGTTTAAGTACTATGATTTTATTTGTAATCTTATTAGGAATTTTTGCAATTGGAGCACCTGGTGTTCCTGGCGGAACTGTTATGGCCTCTTTAGGTCTTTTAACAAGTGTGATAGGCTTTAACGACTCTGCTGCTGCTTTAGTTTTAACTATATTTGCTCTTCAAGATAGTTTTGGAACCTCATGTAATATTACTGGTGATGGAGCAATTTCCTTAATACTCACAGGAATTGTTGAAAAAAGGGATTCCTTTAAAAATTCTTCTTCAAAAGAAAAAATTTCATCATAA